In one window of Tistrella bauzanensis DNA:
- a CDS encoding DUF5983 family protein: MSQNPNPFLRGYWNLKIVRTLSISYEDGSPHVWRNIHPSQQHLCDAALVSSPCIITSDFAVVRTGTEPVGAALIAECDAAEGGSGEGMVGAVVYAIHGDDFDGRPVHIGDTYSAEAAREVVQRLSFETGYYSRCWEISSAHISRETGQYLANLADLATPEAFLFIAFRIPYSPAIGVKLISTPWTDQHLQDVEGIAAEQLRQEHRSKGMPDELAQILELAGQADVRILILDADAPVLPGLSLAGE; this comes from the coding sequence ATGTCCCAGAATCCCAATCCCTTTCTACGCGGCTACTGGAATCTGAAAATCGTCCGCACGCTGTCCATCAGCTACGAGGACGGAAGCCCGCATGTTTGGCGAAACATCCACCCGAGCCAGCAGCACCTCTGCGACGCGGCGCTGGTTTCTTCTCCTTGCATCATCACCAGCGACTTCGCGGTGGTCAGGACTGGCACCGAACCTGTCGGCGCCGCACTGATCGCCGAATGCGACGCGGCTGAAGGGGGCAGCGGCGAAGGCATGGTGGGTGCCGTGGTGTACGCGATCCACGGCGACGACTTCGACGGCCGCCCCGTCCACATTGGCGACACCTATTCGGCCGAGGCCGCACGGGAAGTCGTGCAGCGGTTGAGCTTCGAGACCGGCTACTACAGCCGGTGCTGGGAAATCAGCAGCGCGCACATCAGCCGCGAAACCGGCCAGTACCTGGCCAACCTGGCTGACCTCGCGACGCCGGAGGCCTTTTTGTTCATCGCGTTCCGGATTCCCTACAGCCCGGCGATCGGCGTCAAGCTGATCTCCACGCCCTGGACGGACCAGCACCTGCAGGACGTCGAGGGGATCGCCGCCGAGCAGCTTCGGCAGGAGCACCGCAGCAAGGGCATGCCGGACGAGCTGGCACAGATCCTTGAACTGGCCGGCCAGGCCGACGTGCGCATCCTCATCCTCGATGCCGACGCACCCGTGTTGCCGGGCCTATCGCTGGCCGGCGAATAG